The Zingiber officinale cultivar Zhangliang chromosome 9A, Zo_v1.1, whole genome shotgun sequence genome window below encodes:
- the LOC122020804 gene encoding uncharacterized protein LOC122020804, with protein MSKETNDSKTQLQAIGFGSSLAACLLLTLLAACPLRSVAAAPAANRTQRQMASRPPPVKTIQIDGGDLIDCVPSHLQPAFDHPKLRGQKPLDPPERPAGGFNVSSSTVNEVSLISFGFESCPPGTVPIRRTTQEDILRASSIRQFGKKPVRRDSTGSDHEHAVGYVVGNRYYGAKASLSVWAPAVTSVSEFSLSQIWLISGSFGDDLNTIEAGWQVNPQLHGDGRPRFFTYWTSDAYQQTGCYNLLCSGFVQTSNKIALGAAISPTSALNGVQFDIDLLIWKDPKHGHWWLELGSRLVVGYWPAFLFSHLAEHANMVQFGGETVNTRSLGLHTSTQMGSGHFAEEGFRRASYFRNLQLVDWDNNLIPLSNLRLLADHPNCYSIRGGANGAWGSYFYYGGPGGNMRCR; from the exons ATGTCCAAAGAAACGAACGACTCCAAAACGCAACTGCAGGCCATTGGATTTGGCAGCAGCCTCGCTGCGTGTCTTCTCCTAACGCTGCTCGCTGCTTGTCCTCTTCGCTCGGTGGCCGCGGCGCCAGCGGCCAACCGCACGCAGCGCCAGATGGCCAGCAGGCCTCCCCCCGTCAAGACAATCCAG ATTGATGGCGGTGATCTTATAGACTGCGTTCCATCTCATCTGCAACCGGCATTTGATCACCCGAAGCTTCGGGGCCAGAAACCACTG GATCCTCCTGAGAGACCAGCTGGAGGCTTCAACGTGAGCAGCAGCACAGTAAACGAAGTGAGCCTGATCTCCTTTGGCTTTGAGTCGTGCCCTCCCGGCACGGTGCCGATAAGGAGGACGACGCAGGAAGACATTCTGAGAGCCAGCAGCATTCGACAATTCGGGAAGAAGCCGGTGCGCCGGGACTCCACCGGCAGTGACCATGAG CACGCTGTTGGTTATGTCGTGGGGAATCGGTACTACGGCGCAAAGGCTAGCCTCAGCGTTTGGGCACCGGCGGTGACGTCGGTATCGGAGTTCAGCTTGTCGCAGATATGGCTAATCTCTGGCTCCTTTGGCGATGATCTCAACACCATTGAAGCTGGCTGGCAG GTGAATCCTCAGCTGCATGGAGATGGCAGGCCCAGGTTCTTCACATACTGGACT AGTGATGCTTACCAACAGACAGGTTGCTACAACCTCTTGTGCTCCGGCTTTGTCCAAACAAGCAATAAGATTGCCTTAGGGGCAGCGATCTCGCCGACTTCAGCATTGAATGGTGTCCAATTCGACATTGATCTTCTTATATGGAAG GACCCGAAACATGGGCATTGGTGGCTTGAACTTGGGTCAAGACTAGTGGTGGGATATTGGCCAGCATTTTTGTTTAGTCACCTAGCCGAACATGCGAATATGGTGCAATTTGGAGGAGAGACGGTGAACACTCGGTCGTTGGGTTTGCACACATCAACGCAAATGGGGAGCGGGCATTTTGCCGAAGAAGGATTCCGAAGAGCCTCTTACTTTCGCAACTTGCAACTAGTGGATTGGGACAACAACTTGATCCCCTTGTCAAACCTCCGCCTCTTGGCCGACCATCCTAATTGTTATAGTATTCGAGGAGGGGCGAACGGAGCATGGGGAAGCTATTTCTACTATGGAGGACCAGGAGGAAACATGAGATGTCGTTAA